The Syngnathus acus chromosome 11, fSynAcu1.2, whole genome shotgun sequence genome includes the window GAACTTCTGGACGCACCTGAACACACAGTCGGGATCCAACATTTTACTTTCTGTCACGCTCCCCCAAGTGGATTAGTTTGCTTGAAATTCCACTGCCATCTACTGGAGCGGATGCGCAATTACACTTTATTTTAGTACagcaaaaaaagttgtatACATGTCTTACCTCATTCCAGAATAATCTGattgtcttcttcttcttgttgaaAAGAGGAGGTTCGGGAGGAGGCCCGTGCATTAGGGAGCTGAACGACgggggaggtggaggaggcagCATCATGTTCGACAAGGGAGGAGGTGGCGGGCAACTGCTGAGGACAGGCGGGGGTGGAGGGAAGGACGCGAAGGAGAGCATAGGAGGCGGAGGcggaggaaggggaggggcagggggaggcggcggcggcggtagGTCGCCGCAGCTGCTCATCAAATTAGCGTCCAGGATATCGAcgtcgtcgtcctccgtcaggTCGGTGAAGTTGATGTCGCCGATGCGCAGCTCTCGAGGGCTAGCTAAGAGTTGGTCCCAGATGGTGTCCGACTCCTTTTTGGGAGGAAGAAGCGGCATTAGATCTTCAACTTGGCCGTCCAAGTGCGTGTGGTTCATGTCCTTGATCAAATCTCCGAAACGCTCGGCGAATTGCCGTATGCTCCCCCGCTGATCGTTTTTCTCATCGTGCTCGTTCTGTAACTGTTCATCGCTCGGCTGTTCGTCAACGTCCTTGTGCGTCTCCTCTTTGTCCTCTCCTTCTTCTTTCTCCCTCTCggcatcctcctcttcctcgcagGGCTTCTTGTTTTGCGAGTACAACATGTCCAGCATGAAAAGTTTACTGTTGAGTTTGCtactttgtttgtttacttctTCTTTGAGGTCTGAAAAGGAAAATGCGCGCATGTAAAAATTGATGACGTCTCTGACTCATCAAAGATTTAATtggaactaaaaaaataaatccacactGACCATTCTCGCTGTTCCCTCGCTCTTCTCTCTCCAGGGTGCTGCTAGCTGAGGAGATGCTGGAAGCCGAGCAATTGTCCTTCTCGTTCACCTCCTCGTTTTGCCTCTCCTTGTCGCTCAGGATGCCGCTGTCCTCCTCGGCCTCCTCCTGCACCTTCGTCTCTTGAGTCTCCTCCTGCTCGCCTTCCTCCTCGCTTTCGATCTCCGCTTCTTCTTGCACctccttctcttcttcttgctcCTCTTGTTCCTCCTCGGTTTTGTTCTCCTCGGGTTCTACGCTGGCCCTCGAGTCGTCGGCTTCTTCTGTCACTGAGAAACACGCTTGTTTATTTTACATCAAAACGTGGtgtagcactttttttttgcagcgttCAAGGGGACTTCTATTTGTACAAGGGCGCACGGCTCAACACGCACGCTcgcaaggaaaacaaacagtaCTTGGCTAACGCCAAACCACATCCCGGGCGCACAAAGCCGGGTTGTGGCCACAACTGAAGAGGAAATGAAGGACCCAGTTCCTGTTTGCATCCAAACACAACTCGGGCTACAGTCGGCGTAGTGATGCCGGCCGAGGTTAGAATAACACGGCGCCGTGAGGCCTAATTGCCAGAAACTGTACACACCCAAAAACAAGACACTTTTTTGACCTTTTACCTACTTTCTCAATTTCTAGTTTTTCATTTGAGGACAGTTTTAAATctttccccaaaaaaatcatataaacCTCAGACAAATTCTTACCAGCTTGAGAGGGCGCGTAAGTGCTAACGGGTTGTTCGGCTTCGTCGTCGGCCTCAACGTCCTCCTGCGAGGACGCCGTGATGCTCCGCGTGGACGACGGCCACGTCTCGGAAGGTTCGAAGGTCAGGTCGAGTTCCAGGCGGGTCCTCGGCCCGCGGGGGACGCGTTCCTTCTCGTACTCCTCGGCCGCCAAGCGCTCCACGTTCTTATACCTGAGAGGAATCAATTTCTTGTTTGGTTACTGAATGATCCGAAATCTAAAGATGTTCACGTCCAACCTGCCAGCTGGAAACTGAGAGCACAGAGTGGAACCTCTCCCTCAATATGCTCCTTCCACTAAcccctcctctttttcccATGAATATGTGGCACTTGTGTTCCGACTTCATTAGCATCAGACCACTTCAGAGTTCCTGGATACTGCTTTGTGTGAGTATTAGCTCGGTGCGGAGTGTGGCCAATCCCCCGAAAGAAGCTTTTAATTGGATGTATATAATAAAGTCACCTTTTTTGGTCAACTGAAGGACTgtatgcaaaatatttccatgaGGGAAAAAGCCACACCCACACAGACGCATTGTTTCATTGCATGTCAATGAGGCTCTGTGTGGCAGAAtagcaaaacatttgcatcaGTATGCAAATGTGTTAGGGACATCTTAGTTCCGCATGTTAGCCGAGGCTAATTCTCATGAGAACCCAAAGTGCTGCAGGAAATCGGTCTATTTGGGAGGTTCTTTAAAAGAATTGAAAATTGTTATTTACCTTTCTTCCCGCGCCAACCGGGCCTCCTCCATTTTATCCAAGTAGTCTCGGCTGTGGCACACAGATTATgattagattttttatttttttttctgcagtgtCATCCGCTGACCCAGGCCTTACCTGTGTTTGTTCCTCTCCTCTCGTTCGATCCTCTGCagcctctcctctctctccatGCGGCGCCGCTCTCGTTCGGCCGCCAACGACTCCTGGTGTTGTCGGTACGAGGAAGATAGGAGACCTCCCAGGGGAGGCCTGAGGGAGCACAAATGAGAattataatcatttttatatCCCACCGTCATCGACGATGGCATCGCACGATTTAGTCCAATGGGCCAGGTGAGCTCACCTGGGACTGGTGGGCGTCGAGGAGCCGCCGTGAGTGGAGTAGGACCCGGGACCCCCGTTCCTttgtagaagaaaaaaaacagcggtGAGACAGCCACTCAAGCTAAAACAATACGTCGACTGACCAGAGGCGAGAAACAATTGGTGCGATATTGTGAATGCTGGAATCAAACTACTTGAAGAGCAGATCCAAGTGCCATAGGGGGAAAGTGCATCAAAGCAAGACCGGTAAAGTGTAAAGAGCCACCACtgtatgcaaatgaaaaaagttaGGAAGTGACGAGAAGATCCCGTAGAGGTCCACAGCAGAAGAGTGGAAAAAGGAACGAGGGGGGGAGTGTGATGGGGAACCCAAGTGAAGCCTTTCAGGGCGAGGATTAATAAAATGTGAGCATTCAAAGATTtgattgtgaagaagaaaagttgGGAAGGAAGTCTGGGTTTCCCTCTGACCTTGGAGGTGTCGCATTATCTGTCTGCACTTCGGCTTGGATTGGAGATTGAGGTGACGTCTCTTCCTCCATGTCGTAGGAGAAGAGGTGAAAGGGCGAGTGGGGTTTGTATGGGAGTTGCTCGGGGGAGGGATACGAGCCGCCGCGCAATGGCGGGCCGACCTCTTTGCTGGCTGGCACTGTGCTGGTGACCTTCTTCCTGGCCAACAGGGCGGCCAGAAGAGAGGGGGCGCTGAGGGGGGAGGGCATGGGAGGAGGGGACAGGGGAGTCAAGGGGGGGCTTAGGGGGGAGGGCATGGGAGGAGGGGACACGGGGGATGATTCCTTCCAAATCCCGGGATCTCGCTCGTGTATGGGTTTGGATGTGATGGTGATGGATTGGATTGTCCGTTgaatgatggatggaaaatggcGAACCGAGCTAAGGAGAGAGGATTGGAATAAGAAGAATAAACAATAGGAACCCAAAACAGTGTTGCCATGGTTTTCGAAGAGCTCCTGAGATAAGACGCTTTGACCCCATTGTACCTGGAACTATTCTGACTAGTCAAAAAAGCGTCATCGTTTTCATCGGAATCGGATTCGGTCAGGGCGGGCGGATCCTCTTCATACTCCTTTATCACTGCATCCTCATATTCCTCATCTCTACGGAAGGAATCGGGAAGGGGTGATCAGAAAGGAGGCTTGATTACATGCATGGGTGGATGGCAGGAAAATGGATGCAAGGTTATGAAGAAATACAAGAATGACATCACGGAATTGAGAAGTGAATCGAGTATTATTTAGAGGATCACATGATCGTCTTTCACATCATGCAATGATGCTCTCGAGTGGTTATAAGCAGTGGAGGGGATGACGTTGGAGGATTGTTGGAAAATCTCAGGGAACCCAAAAATGCTGAGCACAGTATTTTTGGGAGGGGTGTCGAATAGCATCAATGTTAATTTTACgattcataaaataaaataaaataaattaaaataaaatatatataatagaaTCGCATCAATGTTAATTTTACaattctcaaaataaaataaaataaaatatataaaataaaatacaagaagAGTGTTAGTTGAactcctgaaaaaaaaaaaacctttccaCAATTGTGATGAACCTgtccaattttaaaatgactttggCAAAATATGATGCGAAACTTTGTGCGAGTGAGGGAGGGGCCTGTGCTTGTTTAATAGACACGGcaaaattttttatattgtgataaagtgcTGACTTGGCAAACATCGAGCCTCTATAGTATGGTGGTAAAGTGCATCTTGGTAGTAGTAGTAAAGGACCACAGTGGAGGTCAGAAGCTGATATTTTTCAACTTACATGGATGGAAGGCAACCTGAAAGTGCTCTGGAGCGGAAAGTGTCGATACAAGAGAGTCAAGTTTTTCCTCTCGACTTATTTCAACTAAATCAAGATAAATCCTGCAAGAAGTGATGACTGGCTTTTTGACTCACTCACCTCTCGCTAATTTCCTCAGGCCTTTGCCCGTTCAACGGATGGAAGCCTGCCCTTTGTGGGGACGCGGGGCTGCAGGGGGACGCCTGGCCGGATCGCACCAGAGAAGCCCTGCGGCTCCGCCTCCTTTCCAACCCGCACCGCTTATCCCCGCCCCCGATGCTCGCTCGCCGACGATCCCGTCGACCCGTCGGCGGAGGCTGGCTGTCGTCGTCGCCGTCCTCATGCCGGAGGGTGGACTGGTTGATAAAACATTTATGAGTTCCAATTATCACGGCTACTCTTCTGCTTCTAAAATACAAACCTCGTAGATGTTGAGCTGCTCAACCAAATCCAGATCAGTTCCTTTCCGATTCAGGTGTCTCTGGGTTACCGTCTCCATTCCTTGCTCCTCCAGACCGTCCACCATGTCGTAAAAAGAGTCCTGGTCCGGTAATGCTGCCAGCGTCTGCCGGAACAAGCCCAGAGTTGATACGGAAATTGGTAAAATTTTTCTTTCCGATGAATACCTTGTTGATGAGGGTCATGGCGTAGATCAGGAGCTCTGTGTCCACGCCGTCTTTCTCCTGCAAGATCTCAATAGCATTGGACCACGCTTTGCAACCTAGACACACCGGTTTCAAATATTAAACGGGCAAATGACTTTGTATATCAacagaaatgcaaatgatgaGTTATAATCCACCTCTTTTGGAATCCACTGTAGCAATGGCTTCTATGAGAAGCGAGGCGTTGGATTCAGAGTACTCCACGAAGACCAGCAAGAGTTTCATTGCTGTTTTAACCACCAGGCGGAACTAGAATAGAGAATTACAATTAGttgtgctgaaaaaaaaaatgctacaaaaatgtctttatggTTTTACCTTTGACCCCACAAGTGTATAAAGCCACTCGATTGTCTCAGTGTGGCTGATGACCCCGTTCATCCCGTCAACGTAAAGCATGATCTGTCCCAgagctgtaaaaaaaagaaaaaaaaagcctcataTTGACTTGAAAATTGTGTACTTTTTGCCTGAATTGTTTTATACCTCTTAATATATAGTTCTGGTAGTTCTGGTCCGCTTCGGCGCCCACTTTGATGAGACACGTCAAACCTTCAGCCATCACAAACTCATGGACGAGGTCTTTGTCATCCtggtgtaaaaataaaaataaaaaatagtaaaTTAGTACATTATACATGCACAAAATAATCTTATTTTGCTTTGCTCCCTCCCAGCAGGAGGCAGTAAAGTTCTGTTTTAAACCAAACTATCAACATCAAGTGCAATATGTTCTTTGCTTGAGAACCGTATGACCCAAACTAGCTCAACGGGTTAATGATATAACCAAATCTAAAGAATGCAGCCGGAAACATTTTATGCATTTTGGTCTATATTACCTGAAAAACTTGCTTAAGCGAAAACAGCGCCCTTCTCAAGTCACGTCCATTGGAGTTATACAGTTTTTCTGCAGAGAGAGAAATAGGTGTTATGATTTCATTACGACTATCCGCTTCCTTTCTGGCAGGTCTTGTTTATTCCACAGCTTAgcacattttacaaaaaaaaaacttcacaaTGAATCTCAGATGTGGAAAGGTTTGGacaataaatggatggatttcatCCCACACATTGGTGGCCAGCGCCACCGCACACTTTTACCGTGTCCTCACTGGCCGCACGGCACGTGTACGGCCTCTCGCCCCCGTTTGTCACGcacggacacacacgcacacacaaacatatgcgcacatgcacacgttGCACGAGTGATTAGAGTTGTAATGGAATGTTAATGAGACTCTGGCTGGGTTTTAGTCGTGAGGTATTCGGGTCATGACATGGAAAGTACTCGGGACTAAATGCTGGAAGTGCTGATAACGCTGCAATCATACTTAACCTTGTCAATCttccaacataaaaaaaaaaaacatatttacgaCCTTATTAATCATGTTGTATGAAACCTGAATTTACTTGCTGATATGAAAACCTTTGGACCATCTCAAGGAGAAACGGATTTTCTAAAAGTAAGGCTGTGGCGCTGTCTTGTCTGTCTGGAGCTTAGTGGTAACAATCACTGAACCAAATGAGACTAACCCAAGACCAGGGTCACAATCATTATCATTCCACACCATGAATTACTGTCTGTCTCCCCAACGAAGCAACATCCATAAAATATCCGTCCATACATTTAGTTGCACCCAGAAAATGTTatctttttattacattttgctATCTACTGTTCCTTATGGGAACAATAAAAGGTGGCCTGCACTACTTTTATGGCTTCGTTGACACCATTTTTTTAGTTTCCTTTTAAGTCAAAGCCAAGAACAGTATGTCTGGGCCACAGGATCGTTCTTCAAAGTGACAACGTCACCGAGCTGTGAGCGAAAGCTGTCAGGGTAACCTTTACTGAAACATCTGCTGTCTATCAAAGGCTTGTCAGCAGTTGTGATAAGGTTCAAACTTGGCCCAATTCATTGTGTCCTGCACTtgagtgtaaaaataaatccatgtTACTATTTTCGTGATTATGCTAAAATTACCTATgcacaaaatgaacaaaaattaaagcagtttcctggaaaaaaaaaaaagtgtcccaTTACTTTTGTCCACGCCGCACTGAATTTACAGGTTTATCAACATACCTGGAGATAAATACTTAATTAGAAAGCAAGTACAGTTTGAGACTGGAATTTCAATAACTCACAAACTAGGCAGGTCTTAACATAGATGAAGACAAATGAgcaacaaagaagaagaaaaaaacaaaacaaagcgaAGAGTTGGCTGTCCACGTGTCCTACACAGACCAGGCTCTCATTTTTCCCCGGCCACGcgttttattattgtcataagGAAACCTGAAACACTGGCTGGGATGTGTCATTGTGGTTTGTACTTGTATTGGAGCACTGTTTGTGAACGCAGGCGTTGATATGCACACAGCATGTGGATGCAGACTAGATGACACGTTTTCAGTTCAAAAAattcttcagttttttttgAAAGGACACAAAGTTCTTCACCCTGACCTCACATTGTGGCAGGCTCAGCACATAATTTAATCCCATATACCACCTTAAAATAGATTTTataaaggaaaggaaaaaaaaaaaaaaaccacaatgaGCTGTTTTTGTCGTAATAAGTTTTATTGTAAAAGTCTGCGATTCATTTGTAAGcccattttttgtcaaattcTCGGTTTAGGGgggtatttaatttttttttgctcaacggtggagagtaaaaaaaatctattagaAGTGAGGAATCCATTTTAGGGGAAGTTTAAAACACAATTCTGCCttttcattatatatataatgcaATTTATGGTGTCGTTTTACTCCAACCATTCGGCCGATGAAGATAAAACTGCAATGTGTATAAATCAGGGAAACTGCCAAATCTCCAGAAGAAACAATTAACAACCTAACTCGATATCCTTTCACCAGGTAGTCAAGATTTGGATGCATGGAATTTGGTCCCAGATTGGATTAATGAGGATTTGACACCTACAATCGTTTTCCATCTACTCGGAATAGCGAATGAAAATTGCATGGATCAGTGGGAGTGTCCTGGGCACCGAGGGATTCCCCCACAGTGGATTCTTCCTACTAAATCACTCAGGCGTGCTGAGATCCCTCCTTCTCCCACCATAATGAGATTAGCACTGTGACCCTTCAGCTTTGACTAATCCCTCAACATTTTACTTTGCATCTACTCACAGAACTCACACAAGTCAACTGAGGCCGTTTATCAATTTATTAAAATTGTTGGTTCCGAAATGACATGAGCCATGGTGGTAAGTTCACTATCATCTCTGTTTAGCCATATGAATGTCTGGGGAAGATCACCCACTCAAGGTCAACCAAGGATAACATTATTCCGTGGCACAACTGTCAGTGGGTCATACTCGAAAGGAGACCCCGGTTTAAGCTCGATTAAAACCGCTGACTCGTATTTCTTGAGGATTTAATAGTACCCCTAAAAAAAGTTGTGTGGGCCGATCAGTCAGTTGGCTCTTAAACTCGGTCTTCTAAAATAAGGACGTGAGAAGAGCATGATGGCATGCTGGAGGGCTTCATTTAATCTCACAAGTGTCAGTATATCATGCTAAATATAGCCAAGCTGGGTATCACACACGCTGTAACATGGAGAGTcacttattttgttgttgctgctgtcaCGTCGTCAATTGAGGCCCTCTAAAGTTCACACTATCAAGTATGACGCCAACATAATGTGACAGTTCCACAACAGTTAATGTTTCCAAATTGAAAGTTACGCTCCAGTATCCATTCAGGAAGGAGAATATGATCGTATCCAGAGAATGCAATCGTGATAAATGAACATAAATTACTTCACATTTAGATTCTACATATTCATCCAGGTATTGATgttactgaaaaaaaagtttgtctttaaggaataaagtaaaaatacaaTGTGTGACTTTCTTACAATATCTAGAATAGAGAATGTTAGTGGGTCACGAAATGAGCCCTGTGGTACACCACAGATAATTACAGgagattttgaaaatgagaaattgtttgacaaaataatttgaatggATGTATGTTTTCGGGAATAAATTCCGCTCACAACTGCACTTTTACTGCCAGTTCAACTTCTTGCGTCAACTCATCtatattcattaaaaaatgacaataactTCCAATGTTATTGTCAAAAAGGATCAAAGTTTTGGTGTCAAAGTACAGCTAGTACTGCATGTTCTTGAGTGTGTCATTtagagaggggggaaaaaatagccCATCAATCTCTCGGGGGCTAATAGAGTTTGGATAATGGTCGATTACATTCTCATGTCAAACCGAGGCAGAAAGGAACATTTGGCAGGCCGTGACGACAAAACTGCTGAGGACAACTCTGTTATTTTGCGACTGTCTATTTTCTCTCTGTTAGTCTTGGCCCACTCGGAGGAGCGCTGGAAGCTACTGATGGTGCGGCTGACGATCGAGGGCTCATGAATTTCGTGCGAGTGCAAAGTAAGACCTCCGATGTTTTCTTGTGGGATacatgcaataaaaaaattgtggtTCAAAGGTTGTTTATGCCGAGTGATTAGCTCCATTTTAAT containing:
- the LOC119130827 gene encoding FH1/FH2 domain-containing protein 3-like isoform X4; this encodes MATFVCRIQFLDDTDPFNSTNFPEPTRPPLYTFREDIPLINQLAGIHRLLKAPHKLDDCALQLSHNGTYLDLESSLAEQRDELEGFLQDETGSRGKKHSVVLRTQLTVRVHACIEKLYNSNGRDLRRALFSLKQVFQDDKDLVHEFVMAEGLTCLIKVGAEADQNYQNYILRALGQIMLYVDGMNGVISHTETIEWLYTLVGSKFRLVVKTAMKLLLVFVEYSESNASLLIEAIATVDSKRGCKAWSNAIEILQEKDGVDTELLIYAMTLINKTLAALPDQDSFYDMVDGLEEQGMETVTQRHLNRKGTDLDLVEQLNIYESTLRHEDGDDDSQPPPTGRRDRRRASIGGGDKRCGLERRRSRRASLVRSGQASPCSPASPQRAGFHPLNGQRPEEISERNGGPGSYSTHGGSSTPTSPRPPLGGLLSSSYRQHQESLAAERERRRMEREERLQRIEREERNKHSRDYLDKMEEARLAREERYKNVERLAAEEYEKERVPRGPRTRLELDLTFEPSETWPSSTRSITASSQEDVEADDEAEQPVSTYAPSQAVTEEADDSRASVEPEENKTEEEQEEQEEEKEVQEEAEIESEEEGEQEETQETKVQEEAEEDSGILSDKERQNEEVNEKDNCSASSISSASSTLEREERGNSENDLKEEVNKQSSKLNSKLFMLDMLYSQNKKPCEEEEDAEREKEEGEDKEETHKDVDEQPSDEQLQNEHDEKNDQRGSIRQFAERFGDLIKDMNHTHLDGQVEDLMPLLPPKKESDTIWDQLLASPRELRIGDINFTDLTEDDDVDILDANLMSSCGDLPPPPPPPAPPLPPPPPPMLSFASFPPPPPVLSSCPPPPPLSNMMLPPPPPPSFSSLMHGPPPEPPLFNKKKKTIRLFWNEVRPEVPCRDYKRNGDSVWTKLESVKLDTVKLEHLFESKSKEMPVTKKTAADGKRQEIIVLDSKRSNAINIGLTVLPPPRTIKTAILNFDEYALNKEGIEKILTMIPTEEEKQKIQEAQLANPDTPLGSAEQFLLTLSSISELSARLQLWAFKMDYEATEKEVAEPLQDLKEGMEQLEKNKTLRYILSTLLAIGNFLNGTNAKGFELTYLQKVPEVKDTVHKQSLLHHACSVVVENFPQSTDLYSEIGAITRSAKVDFDLLQENLGQMERRCKASWDHLKVIAKHEMKPQLKQKMSDFLKDCAERIIILKIVHRRIINRFHSFLLFLGHPAYSARDVSVHRFSKILSEFALEYRTTRDRVLQQKQKRADHRERNKTRGKMIVDVEMDATVSCEATVAPSPQAQSDDEEESERPQGLGHAEDAAEHEHMKAVLRTSLSCGGDKDGSAVPGLRTRTRSRPGRGGGSMRTRTPAVEEAQVCGDDAADEIMERIVRSATQAPGSRPQPRERRRSRANRKSLRRTLKNGLTPEEALALGLTDSGEPQM